A stretch of the Clostridium fungisolvens genome encodes the following:
- a CDS encoding B3/B4 domain-containing protein translates to MKKFVVEDDFWSLFPNARIGVVVCNDIDNSIKDKDKYKDMIFNSEKEALKYLQNPEFSSNEVIKVWREAFQKFKTKKGARSSIEALLKRVNNGNHLGTINPLVDIYNGISLRYALPCGGEDIDTFAGDIRLTKAVGDEDFITLGTDKSEPPYEGEIIYKDNDGAICRCWNWRESVRTMLTEDTRNAFLCIELTDEKREEEFENALNDLAKTVQEELGGTCKASILDIDNKQVTIE, encoded by the coding sequence ATGAAAAAATTTGTAGTTGAAGATGATTTTTGGAGCTTATTTCCCAATGCTAGGATAGGAGTTGTTGTATGTAATGATATAGATAACTCTATAAAAGATAAAGACAAATATAAGGATATGATTTTTAATTCCGAAAAGGAAGCTTTAAAATATTTGCAAAATCCAGAGTTTAGCAGTAATGAAGTTATAAAGGTATGGAGAGAAGCCTTCCAAAAGTTTAAAACAAAAAAAGGGGCAAGATCATCTATTGAGGCTTTACTTAAGAGAGTGAACAATGGGAACCATCTAGGTACTATTAATCCCTTAGTTGATATTTATAACGGTATTTCCTTAAGGTATGCATTGCCTTGTGGTGGCGAAGATATTGACACTTTTGCTGGTGATATAAGACTTACTAAAGCAGTTGGAGATGAAGATTTTATTACCTTAGGAACAGATAAAAGCGAACCACCATATGAAGGTGAAATAATATATAAAGATAACGACGGTGCTATCTGCAGGTGCTGGAACTGGCGTGAATCAGTAAGAACCATGCTTACTGAAGATACAAGAAATGCTTTTTTGTGCATTGAACTCACTGATGAAAAAAGAGAAGAAGAGTTTGAAAATGCTCTAAATGATTTAGCAAAAACTGTGCAGGAGGAATTAGGCGGAACATGTAAAGCATCAATTCTTGATATAGATAATAAACAAGTGACAATAGAGTAG
- a CDS encoding DUF4177 domain-containing protein, with protein MQKWEYKIITCKRNIGFFSDYKWDKDMPSLLPALGEEGWELVNVVAECSAWGENNSGATTEEKWIFKRLKS; from the coding sequence AGATAATCACTTGTAAAAGAAATATAGGTTTTTTTTCAGATTATAAGTGGGATAAAGACATGCCATCACTTCTACCAGCACTTGGAGAAGAGGGATGGGAACTAGTAAATGTAGTAGCAGAATGCTCAGCATGGGGAGAGAATAATTCTGGAGCAACTACTGAGGAGAAATGGATTTTTAAAAGACTAAAGAGTTAA
- a CDS encoding GNAT family N-acetyltransferase: MIYYKNDVLMIRSMVKSDIEKLVNGFIEQGWHKPYEQFGEYYSQQENNEKLVIIAEFSGEVAGYVTLLPYAKGGPFAHKNIPEIVDFNVLIKYQKRGIGTKIMEIAENLAKEKNEYVSLSVGLHSGYGSAQRMYVKRGYIPDGTGVWYNGKQLEPYSECVNDDGLTLYFIKFLI; encoded by the coding sequence ATGATTTATTATAAAAATGATGTTTTAATGATAAGATCTATGGTGAAAAGCGATATAGAGAAACTTGTTAACGGATTTATAGAGCAAGGCTGGCATAAGCCATATGAACAATTCGGTGAATATTATAGCCAACAGGAAAATAACGAAAAGTTAGTTATCATTGCTGAATTTAGTGGAGAAGTTGCAGGATATGTGACCCTACTTCCTTATGCTAAAGGTGGACCTTTTGCGCATAAAAATATACCTGAGATCGTTGATTTTAATGTACTTATTAAGTATCAAAAAAGAGGTATAGGTACTAAGATTATGGAAATTGCAGAGAATTTAGCAAAAGAGAAAAATGAATATGTTTCTCTATCAGTAGGTCTTCATAGCGGATATGGTTCTGCACAACGAATGTATGTAAAGCGAGGCTATATCCCAGATGGTACAGGGGTTTGGTATAATGGAAAGCAATTAGAGCCATATTCAGAATGTGTAAATGATGATGGTTTAACACTATATTTTATAAAATTTTTAATTTAG
- a CDS encoding phosphotransferase enzyme family protein, with amino-acid sequence MDINRVLKRWNLSNEPFKQIYSSAWQIGDKYILKTGKNIDEMHKNLLMINALSEQNIPVATVIKTMDGLEYIFEDNAYFFISEKIDGEHLTDIYQQNYSELAYLIGQVIGTLHIAFKACQAKISCYDNNFYDEIVGWVSKTFEDKNITLIPDDILRKCVSELKEVYPNLTRQLIHRDIHPGNMLFKNNILTGYIDFDLSQINARVFDLCYMSLSFLIDNTVDSKKTTKWFEILNRIVKGYSSITPLSSDEIKAIPVMMVAIEMLFVAYFANNNNISGTKGAAKTLLWLWDNKEKISFQVKL; translated from the coding sequence ATGGACATAAATCGGGTTTTAAAGCGCTGGAATCTTTCAAATGAGCCTTTTAAGCAAATTTATAGTTCTGCTTGGCAAATTGGTGATAAATATATCTTAAAAACCGGGAAAAATATTGATGAAATGCATAAAAATTTATTGATGATTAATGCTCTATCAGAGCAAAATATACCAGTGGCTACAGTGATAAAGACTATGGATGGATTAGAATATATATTCGAGGATAATGCATATTTTTTTATAAGCGAAAAAATTGATGGAGAGCATTTAACTGATATTTACCAGCAGAATTATTCTGAATTAGCATATCTAATTGGACAAGTAATTGGTACACTTCATATAGCATTTAAAGCATGTCAAGCTAAGATTTCTTGTTATGATAATAACTTTTATGATGAGATAGTTGGTTGGGTATCGAAGACCTTCGAGGATAAAAATATCACTTTAATACCTGATGATATTTTAAGGAAATGTGTTTCGGAATTAAAAGAAGTATATCCAAATTTGACTCGTCAGTTAATACATAGAGACATACATCCAGGAAATATGTTGTTTAAGAATAACATTCTAACAGGTTATATAGATTTTGATTTAAGTCAAATCAATGCACGTGTTTTTGATCTATGCTATATGTCATTGAGTTTTTTAATTGATAACACTGTTGACAGCAAGAAAACAACGAAATGGTTTGAAATATTAAATAGAATAGTTAAGGGTTACAGCTCAATAACCCCGCTAAGCTCTGACGAGATAAAAGCTATCCCAGTTATGATGGTTGCTATCGAAATGCTTTTTGTTGCATATTTTGCTAACAACAATAACATATCTGGTACTAAAGGAGCTGCAAAAACCTTGTTATGGCTATGGGACAATAAAGAAAAAATCAGCTTTCAAGTGAAATTATAA
- a CDS encoding class I SAM-dependent methyltransferase — protein sequence MSIMDKVENVKEQYKDGNNLAKRTNLHVKHSTNKQGFVPWLFEKYEFSKGYRILELGCGNGTQWENRIHILPEDCTLVLSDFSEGMVKVVWDKYSGQKNMLAQKLDIQNIPFPDNCFDIIIANHMLYHVPNLPKALSEVKRVLKNGGKFYAATNGDGGMRTYLRDAFKKVNQNLNSFTKELSFTLQNGQDLLEKYFDDVQRHDYEDSLSITETQDLIDWLESTVTIATYSKNDLNGFYDYFEAIRQKEGAINIHKEAGLFISTKL from the coding sequence ATGTCAATAATGGATAAGGTTGAAAATGTGAAAGAACAGTATAAAGACGGTAATAATCTGGCCAAAAGAACTAATCTACATGTTAAACATAGTACAAATAAGCAAGGCTTTGTACCTTGGCTTTTTGAAAAATATGAATTTTCCAAGGGCTATCGCATACTTGAATTAGGCTGTGGAAACGGAACACAATGGGAGAATAGAATTCATATACTGCCAGAGGACTGTACCTTGGTTTTATCGGACTTCTCAGAAGGAATGGTGAAAGTAGTTTGGGATAAGTATTCTGGTCAGAAGAATATGTTGGCGCAGAAGTTAGATATTCAGAATATCCCTTTTCCTGATAATTGTTTTGATATCATAATAGCTAATCACATGTTGTATCATGTTCCAAATTTACCTAAGGCTCTTTCTGAAGTAAAAAGGGTATTAAAAAATGGCGGTAAATTCTATGCGGCAACCAACGGTGACGGCGGCATGAGAACCTATCTACGTGATGCTTTTAAGAAGGTTAACCAAAATCTAAATTCTTTTACAAAGGAACTCTCTTTTACTCTACAAAATGGACAGGATTTGTTAGAAAAGTATTTTGATGATGTCCAAAGACACGATTACGAAGATTCACTATCTATCACAGAAACACAGGATTTAATAGACTGGTTAGAATCTACAGTAACGATAGCAACTTATTCTAAGAATGATTTGAATGGCTTTTATGATTATTTTGAAGCAATAAGACAAAAAGAGGGGGCTATCAATATTCATAAAGAAGCAGGACTGTTCATATCCACTAAGTTATAA
- a CDS encoding 5'-methylthioadenosine/adenosylhomocysteine nucleosidase, whose protein sequence is MLRIGVIGPSEKEIAEFINKITEKKQIEHAMLKFYSGIYGEIEVVSVVCGVCKVNASIATQVLIDKFDVTHIILIGVAGALSSQLEVGDIVISSEVAYHDVASGILTEYHPWMEDIYFKADGKLIELSMEAASSLVATSKFYTGRIITGETFITHKEREYLVQQFNPLCVDMESASVAHTCYVNRIPFVVIRSMSDNADEKSSEQFKINAETAAQNSIKVVEGLIIKLSLSLV, encoded by the coding sequence ATGTTGAGAATTGGGGTAATAGGACCAAGTGAGAAAGAAATAGCGGAATTTATAAATAAAATAACAGAGAAAAAACAAATTGAACATGCCATGCTTAAATTTTATTCAGGAATTTATGGGGAAATCGAAGTCGTTTCAGTAGTTTGTGGAGTATGTAAGGTTAATGCATCAATTGCTACACAAGTATTGATAGATAAGTTCGATGTTACCCATATTATATTGATAGGGGTTGCAGGAGCATTAAGTAGTCAGCTTGAAGTGGGGGATATAGTTATTTCAAGTGAAGTTGCATACCATGATGTTGCAAGTGGAATTTTAACAGAATATCATCCTTGGATGGAAGATATATATTTTAAAGCAGATGGTAAATTAATAGAGTTGAGTATGGAGGCTGCGAGCTCTCTGGTAGCTACAAGCAAGTTTTATACAGGAAGAATAATTACAGGCGAAACATTTATAACACATAAAGAAAGAGAGTATTTAGTACAGCAATTTAATCCTTTATGCGTTGATATGGAAAGTGCTAGTGTAGCTCATACATGCTACGTTAATAGAATACCTTTTGTAGTCATTCGCTCAATGTCAGATAATGCAGATGAAAAAAGCTCAGAGCAATTTAAGATCAATGCTGAGACAGCAGCACAAAATTCTATAAAAGTAGTTGAGGGATTAATAATTAAGCTAAGTTTATCTTTAGTATAA
- a CDS encoding EamA family transporter encodes MRFQYTPIFLVILSSLCYHLFQKSTPANINPIAALIITYACALVVSIVAFFILAPKTNLIQSLGDANWASFFLGLAIVGIELGFLLVYRSGWNIGSASLLSNTFVAILLIPIGLLFYKEKISLTTIAGVILCISGLILISKK; translated from the coding sequence ATGAGATTTCAGTATACCCCGATTTTTTTAGTGATTTTATCTAGCTTATGTTATCATTTATTTCAAAAATCAACACCGGCAAATATAAATCCTATTGCTGCATTAATTATCACATATGCATGTGCATTAGTTGTATCTATTGTAGCTTTCTTTATCCTTGCACCTAAGACAAACTTAATTCAATCACTTGGGGATGCAAATTGGGCAAGTTTTTTCTTAGGACTAGCTATTGTCGGCATAGAACTAGGATTTTTATTGGTTTATAGATCGGGATGGAATATAGGTTCTGCAAGTCTTTTGTCAAATACCTTTGTGGCAATTTTACTTATCCCAATAGGTTTGCTATTTTATAAGGAGAAGATTTCCCTAACAACCATTGCAGGCGTTATATTATGCATAAGTGGATTAATACTTATATCAAAAAAATAA
- a CDS encoding HAD family hydrolase — translation MIKGILFDWHGVLVENDSSNGERVKSIYNKLLQNTATEDEIIEIVTSYKKYEPLWEVLPELKKYFKMCVVNNGPKATFKYWDQYYGYSEFMDFVNSEMEGVEKPQPEIYKIACKRICVEPSEVIYMDDSFGFPEETEKLNMKFIHWSTTKDGFAEFKKYLNDHTEVKI, via the coding sequence ATGATAAAGGGTATACTATTTGACTGGCATGGTGTGTTAGTTGAAAATGATAGCAGTAACGGTGAAAGAGTAAAAAGTATATACAATAAGCTTTTACAAAATACTGCTACAGAAGATGAGATTATAGAAATAGTTACATCATATAAAAAGTATGAACCGTTGTGGGAAGTGTTACCTGAATTAAAGAAGTACTTTAAAATGTGTGTTGTTAACAATGGGCCAAAAGCAACCTTTAAGTATTGGGATCAATATTATGGTTACTCTGAATTTATGGATTTTGTTAATTCAGAAATGGAGGGTGTAGAGAAGCCACAACCAGAAATATATAAAATTGCATGTAAAAGAATATGTGTAGAGCCAAGTGAGGTTATATATATGGATGACAGCTTTGGATTTCCAGAAGAAACTGAAAAGTTAAATATGAAATTCATACATTGGAGCACAACTAAAGACGGTTTTGCAGAGTTTAAAAAATATTTAAATGATCATACAGAAGTAAAAATATAA
- a CDS encoding Type 1 glutamine amidotransferase-like domain-containing protein: protein MLILTSNGLSSDNIIKKMKEYCVSLSKAVIVTTASAEYKENDWHVPRLTEELKSLGLLVDYFDFDCQNPQLLLNYDVIEINGGNPFYLLNSMKKANCEDIMGKLIREKIVVGVSAGSIVLQNNINLIAQYSPELNYNVNLTDLSGFGFSPIELLPHYSRFITKFERFEEIAKEYETTNNCKVIRIDDGQAVIVDSRDYWMI from the coding sequence ATGCTGATTTTAACTTCTAATGGATTGTCATCAGACAACATTATTAAAAAAATGAAGGAATACTGTGTTTCTCTATCTAAGGCAGTGATAGTTACAACTGCATCTGCTGAATATAAGGAAAATGATTGGCATGTTCCACGGTTGACTGAAGAATTAAAGTCACTAGGTTTACTTGTAGATTACTTTGATTTTGATTGTCAAAATCCACAGTTATTATTGAATTATGATGTTATTGAAATAAACGGTGGTAATCCATTTTATTTGTTGAATTCTATGAAAAAAGCAAACTGTGAGGATATCATGGGAAAATTGATTCGAGAGAAGATAGTTGTTGGCGTAAGTGCCGGTTCTATCGTATTGCAAAATAATATAAATTTAATTGCTCAGTATAGTCCAGAATTAAATTATAATGTTAATCTAACGGATTTATCAGGGTTTGGATTTTCTCCTATCGAATTATTACCTCATTATAGTAGGTTTATAACAAAGTTTGAGAGATTTGAGGAGATAGCGAAAGAATACGAGACTACTAACAATTGCAAGGTAATAAGGATTGATGATGGACAAGCAGTTATAGTGGATTCCAGGGATTATTGGATGATTTAA
- a CDS encoding GNAT family N-acetyltransferase, which yields MNNKDIWKIAMEQSAIDLNCKVTDFMNKGSTVVTSKLNEGRKKCYTKPMFCGLAYYGEGLVASVDERIKEFMEGFVSRHSEYRCFDTPQLIVLNREFEKYGKCVCFIAEFFLPDLEKQVLINENIEVKIFSEDEVLALYEDDRFHMALGYNSDSDKKDVLAVVGYVNGKIAGVAGASNDCNKMWQIGIDVLPEYRRMGVASTLTKILTDEIIKLGKVPFYCTAWSNIASKGNAVKCGYKTAWVEMTAIDIEDAMKMIGE from the coding sequence ATGAATAATAAAGATATATGGAAGATTGCTATGGAACAATCGGCAATAGATTTAAACTGCAAAGTTACTGATTTCATGAATAAAGGAAGCACTGTTGTAACATCAAAACTAAATGAAGGAAGAAAAAAGTGTTACACAAAACCAATGTTTTGCGGATTAGCTTATTATGGGGAAGGGTTAGTTGCCTCAGTGGACGAAAGAATAAAAGAGTTTATGGAAGGTTTTGTTAGTAGACATTCAGAATATAGATGCTTTGATACACCACAGTTAATTGTATTAAATAGAGAGTTTGAAAAATACGGCAAATGTGTATGTTTTATCGCAGAGTTCTTTCTCCCTGATTTAGAAAAGCAAGTATTAATTAATGAAAATATTGAGGTGAAAATATTTTCTGAAGATGAAGTTCTAGCATTGTATGAAGATGATAGATTTCATATGGCATTAGGCTATAATTCTGATAGTGATAAAAAAGACGTGTTAGCAGTAGTGGGATATGTAAATGGAAAGATAGCTGGTGTGGCAGGTGCAAGCAATGACTGTAATAAAATGTGGCAGATAGGTATTGATGTATTACCAGAATATAGACGAATGGGTGTTGCATCAACACTTACAAAGATTTTGACGGATGAAATTATTAAACTAGGTAAGGTACCATTTTATTGTACTGCATGGTCTAACATTGCATCAAAAGGTAATGCTGTTAAGTGTGGATATAAAACTGCATGGGTAGAAATGACTGCAATTGATATAGAAGATGCTATGAAAATGATTGGTGAGTAA
- a CDS encoding GNAT family N-acetyltransferase: MKEVNEKSDFVMLRNTKESDLDFVIDCERNPDNAQYIGQCTKEQHRDSLYQEDILHLIVEEKSTNKPIGYAILAGIINSNQSIELRRIVIASKGKGLGRETLKLIKKVAFEKLNAHRLWLDVRYKNQRAQRIYKSEGFVEEGILRECILYNQNYESLIVMSILKNEVTELNCFE; encoded by the coding sequence ATGAAAGAAGTAAATGAAAAATCAGATTTTGTAATGTTAAGAAATACCAAGGAAAGCGATTTAGACTTTGTAATAGATTGTGAACGTAATCCCGATAATGCTCAATATATCGGGCAATGCACAAAAGAGCAGCATAGGGATTCATTATATCAGGAAGATATTCTGCATTTAATAGTTGAAGAAAAATCTACAAATAAACCTATCGGTTATGCAATTTTAGCAGGTATTATAAATTCAAATCAAAGTATCGAGTTAAGAAGAATTGTAATAGCAAGTAAAGGCAAAGGATTAGGAAGAGAAACACTAAAATTAATTAAAAAAGTTGCTTTCGAAAAATTAAATGCCCATAGGTTATGGCTTGATGTTAGATATAAAAATCAAAGAGCGCAAAGGATCTATAAATCAGAGGGATTTGTGGAGGAAGGAATATTAAGAGAATGTATCTTATATAATCAAAACTATGAGTCTTTAATAGTAATGTCAATTCTAAAAAATGAAGTTACCGAACTGAATTGTTTTGAATAA
- a CDS encoding MBL fold metallo-hydrolase: protein MKISILIENTKNNTKDLICERGLSIYIETNGKRILFDTGKSGNFISNANNMGIDLKHIDAAILSHGHHDHGGGLLSFLQINNKSRVYAKRAVDRDFYFRTMLFSSSIGINKKMFNEYLDRINYIDEFTEIIDNVYIITDIEKRHKIPKGNKYLFVKDGDRLINDKFEHELIMVIREKDDLTIFTGCSHNGTVNMIDAVRNRFPDLKIKAIVGGFHLVRFPLVNSLTPSEEEINLLLKKIQEEDIKEVYTGHCTGEKAFKKLESALCSNVTYIRTGMEFNI from the coding sequence ATGAAGATTAGTATATTAATAGAAAACACAAAAAATAATACAAAAGATTTAATTTGTGAACGCGGTTTATCTATTTATATAGAGACAAATGGTAAACGCATACTTTTTGATACAGGGAAAAGTGGCAATTTTATATCAAATGCAAATAATATGGGTATTGATTTAAAGCACATTGATGCTGCAATACTTTCACATGGGCACCATGACCATGGTGGAGGGCTTTTATCATTTTTACAGATAAATAATAAGTCAAGAGTATACGCTAAAAGAGCAGTGGACAGAGATTTCTATTTTCGTACAATGTTATTTAGCAGTAGTATTGGAATCAATAAAAAAATGTTTAATGAGTACCTAGATAGAATCAATTACATTGATGAATTTACTGAAATAATAGATAACGTATATATCATTACTGATATAGAAAAAAGACATAAGATCCCGAAAGGCAACAAATATCTATTCGTTAAAGATGGAGATAGATTAATTAATGATAAATTTGAGCATGAACTAATTATGGTTATTAGAGAAAAAGATGATTTAACTATTTTTACTGGTTGCTCACACAATGGTACTGTTAATATGATCGATGCTGTGAGAAATAGATTTCCAGACTTAAAAATTAAAGCAATAGTTGGTGGGTTTCACTTAGTTAGATTTCCCTTAGTAAATTCATTAACCCCATCGGAAGAAGAAATCAATTTACTTTTAAAGAAAATACAAGAGGAAGATATAAAGGAAGTTTATACGGGTCATTGTACCGGAGAAAAGGCATTTAAGAAACTAGAAAGTGCTCTGTGTAGCAATGTCACATACATAAGAACAGGAATGGAGTTTAATATATAG
- a CDS encoding GNAT family N-acetyltransferase, whose protein sequence is MENFLIKECGLKEVEKIKYIGEKTFYETFANENTEEDMENYLRENFSYEQVESEVKNSSSRFYIVENNEEVVAYMKVNFDKAQTEEGHENSLEVQRIYVLQQCKGKQIGKRLIQKAIELGSEINLNYVWLGVWEHNVNAIRFYEKLGFEKFDTHIFVLGDDEQTDNLMKLVL, encoded by the coding sequence ATGGAAAACTTTTTGATTAAAGAATGTGGTTTAAAAGAAGTAGAAAAAATTAAATATATAGGTGAAAAAACCTTTTATGAAACCTTCGCAAATGAAAATACAGAAGAAGATATGGAGAACTATTTAAGAGAAAATTTCTCTTATGAGCAAGTTGAAAGTGAAGTGAAAAATAGTTCTTCAAGATTTTACATAGTTGAAAATAATGAAGAAGTAGTTGCATACATGAAAGTTAATTTTGACAAGGCACAAACAGAGGAAGGGCACGAAAATAGCTTAGAAGTGCAAAGAATCTATGTATTGCAGCAGTGCAAAGGTAAGCAGATTGGTAAGAGATTAATACAAAAAGCTATAGAGCTTGGAAGTGAAATTAACCTAAATTATGTTTGGCTAGGGGTATGGGAACATAATGTAAATGCAATAAGATTTTATGAGAAACTAGGATTTGAAAAGTTTGATACCCATATTTTCGTATTAGGTGATGATGAGCAGACAGATAATTTAATGAAATTAGTATTATAA